In a single window of the Bradyrhizobium erythrophlei genome:
- the hpaR gene encoding homoprotocatechuate degradation operon regulator HpaR, whose translation MREFSRSLPMSLLRAREAVMRHFRPSLRHHGLTEQQWRILRALTSIDAIEVTELARVAFLLGPSLSRILRDLETRHLIERRTAKADLRRGVVSISARGLKLIEAVAPSSEAIYAAITQCYGARQLAELQEMLHALEGSLSELQVSDEKPKPPSKRKFA comes from the coding sequence ATGCGCGAATTCTCCCGTTCGCTGCCGATGTCGCTGTTGCGCGCGCGCGAGGCCGTGATGCGGCATTTCCGGCCCTCGCTGCGCCATCACGGCCTGACCGAGCAGCAATGGCGGATTTTGCGGGCGCTGACCTCGATCGACGCGATTGAAGTCACGGAACTGGCGCGGGTTGCCTTCCTGCTCGGCCCGAGCCTGTCCCGGATTCTGCGCGACCTGGAAACGCGTCATTTGATCGAACGCCGGACGGCGAAAGCCGATCTGCGCCGCGGCGTCGTCTCGATCTCGGCAAGGGGCCTCAAGCTGATCGAGGCCGTCGCGCCGTCCTCGGAAGCCATCTACGCCGCCATCACGCAGTGTTATGGCGCGCGCCAGCTCGCCGAACTGCAGGAGATGCTGCACGCGCTCGAGGGCAGCCTGTCGGAGTTGCAAGTCAGCGACGAGAAGCCGAAACCGCCGAGCAAGCGCAAATTTGCATGA
- a CDS encoding ABC transporter substrate-binding protein, producing the protein MKLTRRDFTAGLAVGISAPYVIGSARAQGATIKIGMCAPVTGPAAESGGYAIKGAKLALEAVNKAGGILGKQAELIVEDDQTTNPGIVLAFSKLASQPDLVGFLGSIRSTQVHAMAPDVLKLGKPVMIGGTDPNLTHMGNQWLFRCRPNDNYSGRVIADYGFKTLGKKKWAVLHSTDAFGTAGGKALTDALTKLGSTPVLDQGYANQSQDFTPVVLAIKQSGADILGSYFTFENDLGIFARQLRQLGVNIPWVGSPSITNITALKLAGPALYGTFGVADYAEDSSDASKAFGKVYRDAVKVAPDNQSSWPYDAINVLCAAINKAGSTDSGKIREAILATKKFPGAEGEYNFDQNGDGLHGYNIVKNDKGNITFDKHIEFTD; encoded by the coding sequence ATGAAGCTTACCAGACGCGACTTCACCGCTGGCCTGGCGGTCGGTATTTCTGCGCCTTATGTGATCGGCAGCGCCAGGGCGCAGGGCGCCACCATCAAAATCGGCATGTGCGCGCCCGTGACCGGCCCGGCCGCCGAATCCGGCGGATACGCCATCAAGGGGGCCAAGCTGGCGCTGGAAGCTGTCAACAAGGCAGGCGGTATTCTCGGCAAACAGGCCGAATTGATTGTCGAAGACGACCAGACCACCAACCCCGGCATCGTGCTGGCGTTTTCCAAGCTGGCCTCGCAGCCCGATCTCGTCGGCTTTCTCGGTTCGATCCGCTCGACGCAGGTCCATGCCATGGCACCGGACGTGCTCAAGCTCGGCAAGCCGGTCATGATCGGCGGCACCGATCCGAACCTGACCCACATGGGCAACCAGTGGTTGTTCCGCTGCCGCCCCAACGACAACTATTCCGGCCGCGTGATCGCCGACTACGGCTTCAAGACGCTCGGCAAGAAGAAGTGGGCCGTGCTGCATTCGACCGACGCGTTCGGCACCGCCGGTGGCAAAGCGCTCACCGACGCATTGACCAAGCTCGGTTCAACGCCCGTGCTCGATCAGGGTTATGCCAACCAGAGCCAGGATTTCACTCCGGTGGTGCTTGCGATCAAGCAGTCCGGCGCCGATATCCTCGGTTCGTACTTTACGTTTGAAAATGATCTCGGCATTTTTGCGCGCCAGTTGCGCCAGCTCGGCGTCAACATTCCCTGGGTCGGCTCGCCGTCGATTACCAACATCACCGCGTTGAAACTCGCAGGTCCGGCGCTCTATGGCACTTTCGGCGTCGCCGACTATGCCGAAGACTCCAGCGATGCCTCGAAGGCGTTCGGCAAGGTCTATCGCGATGCCGTCAAGGTCGCGCCGGACAACCAGAGTTCATGGCCTTATGACGCCATCAACGTGCTGTGCGCGGCGATCAACAAGGCCGGCTCGACCGACTCGGGGAAAATTCGCGAGGCGATCCTTGCCACCAAGAAATTCCCGGGAGCCGAAGGCGAATATAATTTCGACCAGAACGGCGACGGTCTGCACGGCTACAACATCGTAAAGAACGACAAGGGAAATATCACCTTCGACAAGCATATCGAATTCACCGATTGA